The Bos indicus x Bos taurus breed Angus x Brahman F1 hybrid chromosome 3, Bos_hybrid_MaternalHap_v2.0, whole genome shotgun sequence genome includes a window with the following:
- the PGLYRP4 gene encoding peptidoglycan recognition protein 4 has product MLWWLLVFSTLGLGAWGDSSWDKIQDKHLSKGLQDLLCNISQLIEKGSPAGVSTMVSRKQWGADAIGCSAQLALPVDFLVTHHVPGLDCQNQTSCSQRLRELQGHHVRSGWCDVAYNFLVGDDGRVYEGVGWNVQGVHTQGYNNISLGLAFFGTSKGHSPSPAALSAMEGLISSAVYKGHLSPVYVQPLLVKGESCLSPQQNASLKEACPLIVQRSAWDAREAHCPKMNQPAQYVIIIHTAGRTCNKSDECRVLVQDIQSSFMDRWESCDIGYNFLVGQDGIIYEGVGWSVQGSHTSGYNDIALGLAFMGTFSGSPPNAAALEAAQNLIRCSVVKGHLVPDYLLVGHSDVTNVLSPGRALYNIIKTWPHFRH; this is encoded by the exons GTGATTCCTCCTGGGATAAAATACAAGATAAACACTTGTCCAAGGGACTTCAGGACCTGCTTTGCAACATCTCCcagctcattgaaaaa GGCTCCCCTGCAGGTGTCTCCACCATGGTGTCTCGCAAGCAGTGGGGGGCAGACGCCATTGGCTGCAGTGCCCAGCTGGCCCTGCCGGTGGACTTCCTTGTCACGCACCACGTTCCTGGGCTGGACTGTCAAAACCAGACCTCGTGCAGTCAGAGGCTGCGGGAGCTGCAGGGCCATCACGTGCGCAGCGGCTGGTGTGACGTAGCCTACAA CTTCCTGGTTGGGGATGATGGCAGGGTGTATGAAGGTGTTGGCTGGAATGTCCAAGGTGTGCACACCCAGGGCTACAACAATATTTCCCTGGGCCTTGCCTTCTTTGGCACCAGCAAAG GCCACAGCCCTAGCCCTGCCGCCCTGTCAGCCATGGAAGGTTTGATCTCCTCTGCTGTCTACAAGGGCCACCTGTCACCCGTGTATGTTCAGCCACTCCTTGTGAAAGGCGAGAGCTGCCTGTCCCCTCAGCAGAATGCAAGTCTCAAGGAAG CTTGCCCACTTATTGTCCAGCGGTCTGCTTGGGATGCCAGGGAGGCCCACTGCCCCAAGATGAACCAGCCAGCTCAGTATGTCATCATTATCCACACCGCGGGGCGAACCTGCAACAAGTCTGATGAATGCCGTGTGCTGGTCCAAGATATCCAGTCCTCCTTCATGGATAGATGGGAGTCGTGTGATATTGGGTACAA CTTCCTTGTGGGCCAGGATGGCATCATCTATGAAGGAGTAGGCTGGAGTGTCCAAGGTTCCCACACCTCTGGCTACAATGACATTGCCCTGGGCCTCGCCTTTATGGGCACCTTCTCTG GTTCCCCGCCCAATGCCGCAGCGCTGGAGGCAGCCCAGAACCTGATCCGATGTTCCGTGGTCAAGGGGCACCTGGTCCCCGACTACCTGCTGGTGGGGCACAGTGATGTGACCAACGTTCTGTCTCCTGGGCGGGCTTTGTACAACATCATTAAGACTTGGCCTCATTTCAGACACTAG